DNA from Benincasa hispida cultivar B227 unplaced genomic scaffold, ASM972705v1 Contig245, whole genome shotgun sequence:
NNNNNNNNNNNNNNNNNNNNNNNNNNNNNNNNNNNNNNNNNNNNNNNNNNNNNNNNNNNNNNNNNNNNNNNNNNNNNNNNNNNNNNNNNNNNNNNNNNNNNNNNNNNNNNNNNNNNNNNNNNNNNNNNNNNNNNNNNNNNNNNNNNNNNNNNNNNNNNNNNNNNNNNNNNNNNNNNNNNNNNNNNNNNNNNNNNNNNNNNNNNNNNNNNNNNNNNNNNNNNNNNNNNNNNNNNNNNNNNNNNNNNNNNNNNNNNNNNNNNNNNNNNNNNNNNNNNNNNNNNNNNNNNNNNNNNNNNNNNNNNNNNNNNNNNNNNNNNNNNNNNNNNNNNNNNNNNNNNNNNNNNNNNNNNNNNNNNNNNNNNNNNNNNNNNNNNNNNNNNNNNNNNNNNNNNNNNNNNNNNNNNNNNNNNNNNNNNNNNNNNNNNNNNNNNNNNNNNNNNNNNNNNNNNNNNNNNNNNNNNNNNNNNNNNtttacttttgctggtcagaggagttgtctcttatattcttatttttctctctttcttttttttttcccatattGCATCGATCTtagaaacccaccttcgttttggcttgctcccacgggtgtcatgcgaacatccaacgaTGAGCaagttcctttcacgacttaactcttatcaggttgggattttcccttgcactgacattggagttggtatgattttttttttataataatgaaCACATTTTCCTGATAATGACCGCatccgcttgatcgcatctgctcagaccttcctcacccctaaatttagagatgcgcaaggtcctcattgtgttgtttcggacagaatagacaaaacacttagtcaaaatgttgaaaagaaggtttgagcagagttttgaagtataaaaagtaAAGCAGTGATATTGctacgaattatctaagtgttagtcagaaagtgCAAAGTATAAGAAATATTGCTAAGGATATGTAtattactcatcatggcagcacaaTTAATAACGAAAAATATAAGATAAAGAACATcacaataattgacaaaggatgataagtaaagaggctaacgcatacgaaaagaatagttactcagttgtattaaaattaaccaagtgtacaaagaattacaaatattgcaacacaaaatttaagcatgtacaaaagaatcaaggtatagcttctatacataaaaataatgaaatgaatttatcctttgtattttattcaGACAGGTGCAGGGTTAAAGATTAACATAGTGCATCTGTtaccgcaaatgcatatttgcaaaGGACGGGAAACTATGTATGCattagcgcaacacacccctcaactcagcgcatttctggaggacgagCACATGGTATTTCTACTGGCAcaacactacctcgacatagtgcgcTTTCACTAAGGACAGGCAAAAAAATACATAcgtgcgcaacacacccctcagcgcaatGCATTTGTGTAAGATGGACGCAAAGTATATCTTGATAGCGCAAGATGCATCCATCATCACAATGCAtaccgattttttttttatattttttaatacacCAATAAAGCAAATCGAGAAGACTTTGTgatgttcattttctttttattccgTCATTCatagaaatttaaaaaccaTGCAACTAATGCAGAAAACTAAGGAACTTAAACAAAGCATGGAAATAACGCAATTGAATTAAACTGAAAGTAAACTCATAAAGCAACAAAGGCTAATTCTAGTAAACAGTAAATAATGCAATGCAGAAAACCATAAAGGAAAGCtataaagaaagcaattaaacatagatgtaTGGATGCGaattgaaagaagtttttcaGAGTTACCGCAATAGCATCCCTTCAAGCAGTCAATCCTGCTCGCCTAAGTCGATGGTCTCCATGCGTCGTTCCACATTGCCCCCATAGTAAGGCTTAATtcattgaccattgactttgaatgtgTTACTTCCATATTcagttgttagttccactacgccatggggaaagatagtcttgatgcgGAATGGCCCAGACTAGCGGGACTACAAATTCCCTGGAAACAATCGCAAACACGCGTTAAATAGAAGTACCTGTTGACCCTCGAAGAACGTCCGGTTGCTTACGCGAtcgtcatgccacttcttggttcGCTCCTTATAAagcttggcattttcataggcattCATTCGCCACTCGACCAACTCGTTCAATTGCAACTTCTGGACTTCCCCCGTGCTTGACAGATCGAAGTTTAGTTTTTTGCTTGCCCATATAGCTTTGTGTTCCAACTCGAGAggtagatgacaagcttttctgAAGACCAGaacatatggggacatacctattggagttttgaaggcagtcctatatgcccacaatgcttcatcgagcttgggtgaccaatccttcctggaggTACTGACTACCTTCCCCAAGATAGTcttgatctctctgttagaaattTCTGCCCATTGGTTTGTGGGTGATATACGGTTGCAACTGTATGGCTGACATTAAATTTGTTCAACAGATTGGTGATGATGCGGTTGATGAAATATGAGCcttcatcgctgattaaggcaCGGGGCGTTCCATACCGggtgaagatatttttcttgagaaatttcGCCACCATGGCCGCATCATTCTtagcacatgcgatggccttAACCCACTTCGATACTTAATCAACCGTGACCAGAATGTATTGATGACCTTCTAAAGGCGGAAATGGGCCCATAAAGTTGATTCtccatacatcaaataattcaatttccaAGATTGAAGTCAAAGGCATTTCGTTTCTTCTGGACATGTTCCTTGTTCTCTGGCATCTGTCGCACtgcacaacatgggcatgggtatccttaaatagtgttggccagaaatagccaCTCTGTAGGACTTTTATGGCGGTCCactgccccccaaaatgtcctctaTAAGGGGATTCACGACAAAGTTCCAAAATGTGCTTGGTCTCATGCTCAAGAACGCATCAATGCAAAATATGATCAGGTCCAAGTGGATACAAGAAGGgggaaataaaatttgacttcatgtctcaacttcttcttctgctggtatgAGTAGTCTTCTGGTACTTGGCcgcaaactatgaagtttacaatgtccgcataccatggaACATTAACGCATATCAACATAAGTAGCTCGtcagggaatctttcttcaatgtctttttcttttttctgaacctcgcaattttctAGCTGTGATAAATGATCTGCGATTTGGTTCTCAGTGCCCTTCCGATCCTTaatctctaggtcaaattcttgcagAAATAGTACCCACCTTATCAgtcttggttttgcatccttcttcgtCATAAGGTATTTGATCGCAGAATGATTAGTATACACCACAACATTTATTCCAATTAAGTACTGTCGAAATTTCTCCAGCGCAAATACTACTGcgagcatttctttttctgtAGTTGTATAATTTTCCTGCGCATCATTCAACGTTTTACTGGCATAATAGATAGGATGCAAAACCTTGTCTTTGCGCTGACTCAAGACTGCGCCCACTGCATATCCACTGGCGTCACACATCAACACAAACGGTTGATGTTCAATCTGGCGCAATCAGAATAGGTGCGGTGATGAGCGCATTTTTCAGTGTGTGGAATGCTTCGACGCATGTGTCATCAAAATCATATCCGCGATCAATCTCGAGGAGCGAACTTAGGGGCCTTACGATTTGAGAAAAGTTGTAGATAAATCTTTGATAAAACCCAGCATGTCCCAGAAAACTCTTAAGTGTTTTCACATTGACTGGTGGGGGTAActtggaaattgcgtcgattttcgcttgatcaacttccaatcctaccTTTGATATCTTGTGACCTAACACGATCCCTTCTTCAACCATGAAATGGAACTTCTCCCAGTATAGAACAAGATTCGTTTCAACGCATCTCTTAAAGAAAATTTCAAGATTTGATAAACATGAGTCATAAGTGTTGCCAAAAACtgaaaagtcatccataaatacctcaactgactcctccaagaaaTCTGAAAATATTGCCACCATACACCTTTAGAAGGTACCTAATACATTACAGAGTCTAAATGGCATGCGACGGAATGCAAATGTGCTGAATGGGCACGTGAAAgttgtcttatcttgatctTTCAGCGCAATCGAaatttggttataccctgagtagccgtcaagaaaacaaaagaattcaTTCCCCACAAGTCGATCtaacatttggtcaataaacgggagtggaaagtggtccttctttgtggccagatttaatttgcggtagtccatacatattCTCCACCTTGTAGTTGTCCTTGTTGGAATTAACTCATTCTTGCTATTGGTGACGACCGTCAtaccccctttctttggaatgCATTACACTGGGCTTACCCAGTTGCTATCAGATATAGGGTAAATGACACCTGCAT
Protein-coding regions in this window:
- the LOC120069129 gene encoding uncharacterized protein LOC120069129 — protein: MVAKFLKKNIFTRYGTPRALISDEGSYFINRIITNLLNKFNVSHTVATVYHPQTNGQKFLTERSRLSWGRKACHLPLELEHKAIWASKKLNFDLSSTGEVQKLQLNELVEWRMNAYENAKLYKERTKKWHDDRVSNRTFFEGQQVLLFNACLRLFPGNL